TCCTGGCCGACCTGGTCGGCCCGGCCGACCCCGCCGAGCCGACCGTGCTGTGCGAGAGCCCGGCGGGCGCAAGCGAGGAGGGGGTGCCCGACGACCAGGGGGAGATCCCCGTCGGCGAGCGGGTCAAGTACGACCTCGGGCCGGCGACCGTCGTCGGTGCGGACGTCGCCGACGCCCGGGCCGCCCCCGACCAGGCAACGGGCCTGCAGTGGCAGGTCAACCTCTCGCTGTCCGGCGAGGGCGCCGCCAGCTTCCAGGAGTCGACGGCCGAGCTCGCGTGCGAACCGTCCGGCTCGCCGCAGCGGCGGTTCGCGATCATCTTGGACAACACCGTCGACTCCGCACCGCAGGTCAGCGAGTCGGTCGCCTGCGAGCAGGGCATCGCCGGCGGCGAGGCAACCATCACCATCGGCGGGGGCGAGGAGGAGGCCCGCGACCTCGCGCTCCTCCTGCGGGCGGGCGCGCTGCCCATCCAGCTGGAGGTCGCCACCTCGCAGAACGTCTCGCCGACCCTCGGCACCGCCAGCCTGCAGGCCGGCCTGCTCGCCGGGTTGATCGGCCTGGCGCTGGTCGCCGTCTACCTGATCGTGCTGTACCGCGGCATCGGTGTGGCGGCTGTCGCCGAGCTGGCGATGTTCGGGGTGCTGGTCTACGGGTCCGTCGTGCTACTCGGCGAGTGGGTCGGCTTCACGCTGACGCTCGCGGGCATCGCCGGGATCATCGTGTCCATCGGCATCGCGGCGGACTCCTCGATCATCTACCGCGAGCGCTATCGCGACGAGATCCGCGCCGGGCGCACCGTGCGCACCGCGGCCGAGCATGCGTTCGGCAAGGCGTGGCGGACGAACCTGACCGGCAACTCCGTCAGCTTCCTCGCGGCACTGGTCCTGTACTACCTCGCGATCGGGCCGG
This window of the Egibacteraceae bacterium genome carries:
- the secD gene encoding protein translocase subunit SecD — protein: MNKGKLWAVLGSFLAVVALMWGAILGFGFGPNLGLDLQGGVSITLSPEPGQEVDEEVLEQTVTVIRQRIDALGVAEPDIARQGENILVQLPGAADQAEAEEVVGRTAQLQFRPVRTIIPPDGPAYDETPDCDTLLADLVGPADPAEPTVLCESPAGASEEGVPDDQGEIPVGERVKYDLGPATVVGADVADARAAPDQATGLQWQVNLSLSGEGAASFQESTAELACEPSGSPQRRFAIILDNTVDSAPQVSESVACEQGIAGGEATITIGGGEEEARDLALLLRAGALPIQLEVATSQNVSPTLGTASLQAGLLAGLIGLALVAVYLIVLYRGIGVAAVAELAMFGVLVYGSVVLLGEWVGFTLTLAGIAGIIVSIGIAADSSIIYRERYRDEIRAGRTVRTAAEHAFGKAWRTNLTGNSVSFLAALVLYYLAIGPVRGFAFTLGLSTLIDTLLFGTFTRAMFGLIARNPRLAKSRWVGLRAEEVAPDAVGADKRDPRRKAKV